GATGGAGTATATCGAAACGATCGATATGGAGCGTCCGGTGACAAATATTTCGGCATCGGGTGAGCGGCCCGCGGATACATCGGAGACAAAGAACAAGGTGTCTTCCGCCTCAACTGCCGATCCGGCAAAGGCTACATCGGAGTCGACGATAAAACCAGCGACACCCGCAACGCCGAAACCAAAAGCTCGACTTTTCGGCGGACGGTATATGGGAATCGTCGATGGTTGGGAGGGCAACGCCAATATCGGGTTCAGCTTCACTTCAGGCAACAGTAGCACGTCTACGCTCGCGAGTGGCGTCAGGGCGTCGAAGACCGGACACAGCGACAAACTCACGGTCTATGCCCGAAGCCTTTGGAACAGCAACCGCAACGCTGCCGAGAGTACGACCCAAAATGCAGTGTGGGGCGGATTCAGATATGATCGCGATTTCAACCGAAAACTATTCAGCTTTGGGTCCTGGGATTTTGAACGCGATAGGCCAAAGCGGCTCAATTTCCGTTCAGTCATCGGCGGCGGCCTCGGCAACCATACGATCAAGAACGACCGCACGGAGCTTGACCTTTTGATCGGACTCGCGTGGAATCGGGCGTGGCAGGTCGGGGCGAACACCGACACACCCGAGTCGCTCGGTGCGGCAGCATTCAAACATAAATTTACCGAACGGCTTAAGGTGCAAAATTCATTTACCTTCTATCAGGATCTGACACGGGCCAGCAAGTA
This is a stretch of genomic DNA from Chloracidobacterium sp.. It encodes these proteins:
- a CDS encoding DUF481 domain-containing protein; translation: MNKKLFKILMVLAIVTATALSVSAHEIRLKNGDRLSGIVVSRDRDGVVLETQYAGRIRIAMEYIETIDMERPVTNISASGERPADTSETKNKVSSASTADPAKATSESTIKPATPATPKPKARLFGGRYMGIVDGWEGNANIGFSFTSGNSSTSTLASGVRASKTGHSDKLTVYARSLWNSNRNAAESTTQNAVWGGFRYDRDFNRKLFSFGSWDFERDRPKRLNFRSVIGGGLGNHTIKNDRTELDLLIGLAWNRAWQVGANTDTPESLGAAAFKHKFTERLKVQNSFTFYQDLTRASKYRIIYDASLSADITKRIGWFITVGDRFNNRPFGVTEKNDFLLTTGIKWNFGKKK